One Cuculus canorus isolate bCucCan1 chromosome 2, bCucCan1.pri, whole genome shotgun sequence genomic region harbors:
- the LOC128851203 gene encoding zinc finger protein 79-like, whose translation MDGGAQDQGILIPCHPIWAAGAGAVSAWGAEAGGVWVGLAGLGMFGLGVLGLEILGFLGLGMLWLGVFQPGVLRQGVFGLGLPGLGMFGLGVLGLWLLGLEILGVLGLGMLGLGVFGPGPPGLQVLGLWVLELLLPSRQCGSGCFSLCPGQGRPPSSLRSSAIWRRGETPCVPTAPGCGGGTAALCRGGSKGLWQRWLLPPAQVAGVHPSARSVGAWGHPQLHPLQAPQLLKKMPLRCPKCKKSFRSQSLLAIHVQSHVGECPFTCTDCDKSFSHRVSLTKHQCIHRGEKPFTCQTRGKSFSQKCYLILYQHTRRKRQ comes from the coding sequence ATGGATGGAGGTGCCCAGGATCAGGGGATATTAATCCCTTGCCATCCAATCTGGGCTGCGGGTGCTGGGGCTGTTTCAGCCTGGGGTGCTGAGGCAGGGGGTGTTTGggtggggctggcagggctggggatgtTTGggttgggggtgctggggctggagatCCTGGGGTTCCTGGGACTAGGGATGTTGTGGCTGGGGGTGTTTCAGCCTGGGGTGCTGAGGCAGGGAGTGTttgggctggggctgccagggctggggaTGTTTGggttgggggtgctggggctgtggctgctggggctggagatcctgggagtgctgggacTAGGGATGTTGGGGCTGGGGGTGTTTGGGCCAGGGCCACCAGGACTGCAGGTGCTGGGACTGtgggtgctggagctgctgctgccatccagGCAGTGTGGCAGTGGGTGCTTCTCTCTGTGCCCCGGACAGGGTAGGCCACCGTCAAGCCTGAGATCATCTGCAATCTGGAGGCGAGGAGAGACACCCTGTGTGCCAACTGCCCCGGGGTGCGGAGGAGGCACTGCAGCCCTGTGCCGGGGAGGCTCCAAAGGTTTGTGGCAGCGGTGGCTTCTTCCACCAGCACAAGTTGCTGGAGTTCATCCCTCAGCCAGGTCAGTGGGAGCCTGGGGGCACCCTCAGCTCCACCCCTTGCAGGCCCCCCAGCTGCTGAAAAAGATGCCCCTAAGGTGTCCCAAGTGCAAGAAGAGCTTCAGGAGCCAGAGTTTGCTGGCCATCCACGTGCAGAGCCATGTGGGCGAGTGCCCCTTCACCTGCACCGACTGTGATAAGAGCTTCAGCCACAGGGTCTCCCTGACCAAACATCAGTGCATCCACAGGGGCGAGAAGCCCTTCACCTGCCAGACACGCGggaagagcttcagccagaaaTGCTACCTCATCTTGTACCAGCACAccagaaggaaaagacaatga